In Nostoc piscinale CENA21, the genomic stretch AAGAAGCGGCAAAATTATTGAATCCCCAACTCACGATAGGATTAGGAATCACAAACTCGAAGCGATTGAATAAGCATGTTCCCTTTGCTACTGGTTGACATTCCCAGCGATCGCGTCCTTGAAAAAATCCTTGAAATTCCCAAACCACTAAACCCGGTTGTCTTTCTACAACAACACTCTTCAGAGTCGGTTGCACCACGGGAACTTGAATGATAAAGCGACTTTGACTGCCTATCTCCGTACTCCAAACATCACCTACAGGTTCGCAGCGTAACGCAGGATTCAGCCAACGGTGCATTAAC encodes the following:
- a CDS encoding SRPBCC family protein; translated protein: MTQVFEQSIQINATAAVVERCITDLGLMHRWLNPALRCEPVGDVWSTEIGSQSRFIIQVPVVQPTLKSVVVERQPGLVVWEFQGFFQGRDRWECQPVAKGTCLFNRFEFVIPNPIVSWGFNNFAASWTKQDMQAQLRRLKRVAEEVQISQ